The proteins below come from a single Salvia miltiorrhiza cultivar Shanhuang (shh) unplaced genomic scaffold, IMPLAD_Smil_shh original_scaffold_190, whole genome shotgun sequence genomic window:
- the LOC131003333 gene encoding ricin B-like lectin R40G3 isoform X2 — MAGRHHNTRREEEHNPPPPQVHHTSHTSHSPAPPQVPSHSPAPPHVPSHSPAPPLVPSHSPAAAAPHHAPAASTHNELANKPSVRVYCKAEPNFSLTIRDGKVVLAHSNSADPLQHWIKDEKYSTRVKDKEGFPSFALVNKATGQAMKHSVGATQPVELSAYNSNKLDESILWTESKDLGDGYHTIRMVNNIQLNVDAFNGDKNHGGVHDGTRIVLWEWKKDSNQRWKIVPY, encoded by the exons ATGGCCGGCCGCCACCATAACACCCGCAGAGAAGAAGAACAcaatccgccgccgccgcaagTTCATCACACCTCCCATACCTCACATTCTCCCGCCCCACCTCAAGTCCCCAGCCACTCTCCCGCCCCACCGCACGTCCCCAGCCACTCTCCCGCCCCACCTCTAGTCCCCAGCCACTCTCCGGCAGCGGCGGCGCCCCATCATGCTCCGGCGGCGTCCACCCACAACGAGCTGGCCAATAAACCCTCTGTTAGGGTGTATTGTAAGGCTGAGCCCAATTTCTCCTTGACAATTCGTGATGGCAAAGTTGTTCTGGCGCACTCCAATTCCGCCGATCCTTTGCAG CACTGGATAAAAGATGAAAAGTACAGCACGAGAGTGAAGGACAAAGAGGGCTTCCCAAGTTTCGCTTTGGTTAATAAAGCCACTGGACAGGCCATGAAGCACTCTGTCGGCGCCACTCAACCT GTGGAGTTGAGTGCTTACAATTCGAACAAACTGGATGAATCGATTCTGTGGACGGAGAGCAAGGACTTAGGGGATGGGTATCACACGATACGGATGGTGAATAACATTCAGCTAAACGTGGATGCCTTCAACGGTGATAAGAACCATGGAGGCGTCCACGATGGCACTAGAATCGTGCTCTGGGAGTGGAAGAAGGATTCTAATCAACGTTGGAAGATCGTCCCATACT GA
- the LOC131003332 gene encoding uncharacterized protein LOC131003332, translating to MESTKMGLVQEKWKSGVLKMKLVAEILTGSLFYVEVGADATVGDLKKEIGKQENLPGDRLILLLDAEERYSLDKDEASLKDYGVEDSSHIYIFFQDNIAASSASPLTPKESTSVDNTDEADEDEAPRHENASVEANEPSASVDQEE from the coding sequence ATGGAGTCCACGAAAATGGGACTGGTACAAGAAAAGTGGAAATCTGGTGTGTTGAAAATGAAGCTGGTGGCAGAGATACTCACCGGAAGTCTGTTCTACGTCGAGGTGGGAGCGGATGCCACCGTGGGCGACCTCAAGAAGGAGATCGGGAAACAGGAAAACCTACCCGGGGATCGCCTCATTCTGCTGCTTGATGCTGAGGAGCGTTACTCGTTGGATAAAGACGAAGCTTCTCTCAAGGATTACGGGGTTGAAGATAGCTCTCACATCTACATCTTCTTTCAGGACAACATTGCTGCTTCCTCTGCATCTCCTTTGACTCCAAAGGAGTCTACAAGTGTGGATAATACAGATGAGGCTGACGAAGATGAAGCTCCACGCCATGAGAATGCTTCAGTTGAGGCTAATGAGCCTTCTGCCTCAGTTGATCAAGAAGAATGA
- the LOC131003334 gene encoding lysophospholipid acyltransferase LPEAT1-like isoform X2, protein MESELKELNAHPQAAPQPESDARPLLKPESENPASSQSTSIEELDKKYAPYVRYDVYGPMGRGELPWVEKFLLGFALMSLLPVRVAAGTAILVVYYVICRFCTAFLAPNTEDEQEDYAHMGGWRRAVILRSGRFLSRVLLFVFGFYWISDKSGGREVDGELNTESADRNESEALEGYGAIVSNHISYLDILYHMSSSFPSFVAKRSVAKLPLIGLVSKCLGCVYVQRELKSSDFKGVSGVITERVQEAHQNKFAPKMLLFPEGTTTNGDYLLPFKTGAFLAKAPVVPVILRYPYQRFSPAWDSISGMRHVILLLCQFVNYIEVKKLPVYHPSEQEKEDPKLYAENVRQLMAHEGNLVLSDIGLAEKRVYHAALNGLLCER, encoded by the exons ATGGAATCCGAGCTCAAAGAGCTTAATGCTCATCCACAGGCTGCCCCGCAACCCGAATCCGATGCCCGCCCGCTCCTCAAACCCGAATCCGAGAACCCGGCGTCCAGCCAGAGCACCAGCATCGAGGAGCTGGACAAAAAGTACGCCCCCTACGTCCGCTACGACGTATACGGGCCAATGGGGCGGGGGGAGCTGCCGTGGGTCGAGAAGTTTCTACTCGGATTTGCACTCATGTCTCTGCTGCCGGTGAGAGTGGCGGCCGGGACGGCGATTCTGGTGGTCTATTACGTGATCTGTCGCTTCTGCACGGCGTTTCTAGCTCCAAATACGGAGGATGAGCAGGAGGATTACGCCCACATGGGTGGCTGGCGGAGGGCCGTGATTCTGCGGAGCGGTAGGTTTTTGTCGAGGGTTTTGCTCTTCGTTTTCGGCTTCTATTGGATTTCTGATAAGAGTGGGGGTCGTGAGGTTGATGGAGAGCTCAACACTGAg tCTGCAGATAGGAATGAATCAGAAGCGTTGGAAGGATATGGAGCTATTGTATCGAACCATATATCTTACTTAGATATATTATATCATATGTCTTCCTCTTTCCCAAGCTTTGTTGCCAAG AGATCTGTGGCTAAACTTCCTCTTATCGGTCTTGTAAG CAAGTGTCTCGGTTGTGTCTATGTGCAGCGTGAATTGAAGTCATCGGACTTCAAAGGGGTTTCAG GTGTTATCACTGAAAGAGTTCAAGAAGCTCATCAAAATAAATTTGCTCCGAAGATGCTGCTTTTCCCAG AAGGCACAACCACAAATGGCGACTACCTCCTCCCATTCAAGACTGGTGCATTTTTGGCAAAGGCTCCAGTAGTTCCTGTCATTTTAAGATATCCCTACCAGAGATTCAGTCCCGCATGGGACTCTATATCTGGG ATGCGCCATGTGATTCTTCTTCTATGCCAGTTCGTGAATTACATTGAAGTGAAGAAGTTACCAGTTTATCACCCCTCAGAACAAGAAAAGGAAGATCCCAAGCTTTATGCAGAAAATGTGAGACAGCTGATGGCTCATGAG GGCAATCTGGTTCTTTCAGATATTGGATTAGCAGAGAAACGAGTTTATCATGCTGCTCTTAATG GTTTATTATGTGAAAGATAA
- the LOC131003334 gene encoding lysophospholipid acyltransferase LPEAT1-like isoform X1, which produces MESELKELNAHPQAAPQPESDARPLLKPESENPASSQSTSIEELDKKYAPYVRYDVYGPMGRGELPWVEKFLLGFALMSLLPVRVAAGTAILVVYYVICRFCTAFLAPNTEDEQEDYAHMGGWRRAVILRSGRFLSRVLLFVFGFYWISDKSGGREVDGELNTESADRNESEALEGYGAIVSNHISYLDILYHMSSSFPSFVAKRSVAKLPLIGLVSKCLGCVYVQRELKSSDFKGVSGVITERVQEAHQNKFAPKMLLFPEGTTTNGDYLLPFKTGAFLAKAPVVPVILRYPYQRFSPAWDSISGMRHVILLLCQFVNYIEVKKLPVYHPSEQEKEDPKLYAENVRQLMAHEGNLVLSDIGLAEKRVYHAALNGNISMPTVLHQKDD; this is translated from the exons ATGGAATCCGAGCTCAAAGAGCTTAATGCTCATCCACAGGCTGCCCCGCAACCCGAATCCGATGCCCGCCCGCTCCTCAAACCCGAATCCGAGAACCCGGCGTCCAGCCAGAGCACCAGCATCGAGGAGCTGGACAAAAAGTACGCCCCCTACGTCCGCTACGACGTATACGGGCCAATGGGGCGGGGGGAGCTGCCGTGGGTCGAGAAGTTTCTACTCGGATTTGCACTCATGTCTCTGCTGCCGGTGAGAGTGGCGGCCGGGACGGCGATTCTGGTGGTCTATTACGTGATCTGTCGCTTCTGCACGGCGTTTCTAGCTCCAAATACGGAGGATGAGCAGGAGGATTACGCCCACATGGGTGGCTGGCGGAGGGCCGTGATTCTGCGGAGCGGTAGGTTTTTGTCGAGGGTTTTGCTCTTCGTTTTCGGCTTCTATTGGATTTCTGATAAGAGTGGGGGTCGTGAGGTTGATGGAGAGCTCAACACTGAg tCTGCAGATAGGAATGAATCAGAAGCGTTGGAAGGATATGGAGCTATTGTATCGAACCATATATCTTACTTAGATATATTATATCATATGTCTTCCTCTTTCCCAAGCTTTGTTGCCAAG AGATCTGTGGCTAAACTTCCTCTTATCGGTCTTGTAAG CAAGTGTCTCGGTTGTGTCTATGTGCAGCGTGAATTGAAGTCATCGGACTTCAAAGGGGTTTCAG GTGTTATCACTGAAAGAGTTCAAGAAGCTCATCAAAATAAATTTGCTCCGAAGATGCTGCTTTTCCCAG AAGGCACAACCACAAATGGCGACTACCTCCTCCCATTCAAGACTGGTGCATTTTTGGCAAAGGCTCCAGTAGTTCCTGTCATTTTAAGATATCCCTACCAGAGATTCAGTCCCGCATGGGACTCTATATCTGGG ATGCGCCATGTGATTCTTCTTCTATGCCAGTTCGTGAATTACATTGAAGTGAAGAAGTTACCAGTTTATCACCCCTCAGAACAAGAAAAGGAAGATCCCAAGCTTTATGCAGAAAATGTGAGACAGCTGATGGCTCATGAG GGCAATCTGGTTCTTTCAGATATTGGATTAGCAGAGAAACGAGTTTATCATGCTGCTCTTAATGGTAATATTAGTATGCCTACTGTTTTGCATCAGAAAGACGATTGA
- the LOC131003333 gene encoding ricin B-like lectin R40G3 isoform X1 codes for MAGRHHNTRREEEHNPPPPQVHHTSHTSHSPAPPQVPSHSPAPPHVPSHSPAPPLVPSHSPAAAAPHHAPAASTHNELANKPSVRVYCKAEPNFSLTIRDGKVVLAHSNSADPLQHWIKDEKYSTRVKDKEGFPSFALVNKATGQAMKHSVGATQPVELSAYNSNKLDESILWTESKDLGDGYHTIRMVNNIQLNVDAFNGDKNHGGVHDGTRIVLWEWKKDSNQRWKIVPYCKFFSLVHQMRTGLCGVDCISLTLDV; via the exons ATGGCCGGCCGCCACCATAACACCCGCAGAGAAGAAGAACAcaatccgccgccgccgcaagTTCATCACACCTCCCATACCTCACATTCTCCCGCCCCACCTCAAGTCCCCAGCCACTCTCCCGCCCCACCGCACGTCCCCAGCCACTCTCCCGCCCCACCTCTAGTCCCCAGCCACTCTCCGGCAGCGGCGGCGCCCCATCATGCTCCGGCGGCGTCCACCCACAACGAGCTGGCCAATAAACCCTCTGTTAGGGTGTATTGTAAGGCTGAGCCCAATTTCTCCTTGACAATTCGTGATGGCAAAGTTGTTCTGGCGCACTCCAATTCCGCCGATCCTTTGCAG CACTGGATAAAAGATGAAAAGTACAGCACGAGAGTGAAGGACAAAGAGGGCTTCCCAAGTTTCGCTTTGGTTAATAAAGCCACTGGACAGGCCATGAAGCACTCTGTCGGCGCCACTCAACCT GTGGAGTTGAGTGCTTACAATTCGAACAAACTGGATGAATCGATTCTGTGGACGGAGAGCAAGGACTTAGGGGATGGGTATCACACGATACGGATGGTGAATAACATTCAGCTAAACGTGGATGCCTTCAACGGTGATAAGAACCATGGAGGCGTCCACGATGGCACTAGAATCGTGCTCTGGGAGTGGAAGAAGGATTCTAATCAACGTTGGAAGATCGTCCCATACTGTAAGTTTTTCTCACTTGTACATCAAATGAGAACAGGGTTATGTGGTGTTGATTGCATCTCTTTGACGTTGGATGTGTAG